The genomic segment TTTATTACCCGACCAATGTCTCTTCTGAGACATTCCAACCATTCATTTTCAGTATAACCAAGGGCCCTGTCATGTCCTTATTATTAATAGTGATCTCCCATTCACTATCAAATTGAGGAAGCTCCAAACTTTGTACATCCATTAGGATCCTTTTCTTGTCATCTCCATAGAATTCCTGAAAGGATCTTTTAGCAATGGTCTTTAACTTGCTGAGTTTTTTATCTATAAGTGTTTTGAGAGAGAGGCATTGCCAGTCACTTATCTCTGTGATTTGATTACTGGTGCCTCCCCATTTTATCAATGGTTGATTAATTTTATTCAGCACCTCTGTCTTTAGACTATTCAGGTCAGAGCCCTCCTCTTTTAGACTTTTTTCCAAATCAATCACGAAAGTATCTGGTCGTTTCTTTTGTATCTTGAACCCAATCCCTGCGATCTTGGTCATATCAGGTTTTGTAAAACCATCGGGTTCCTTTTTTAAATCAGATAAGGGAGTACTGTAGAGATAGAGATTGTGAATCTTCATCTGCTCAAAGTTATCGGGAAAGGAAGAAGCTGTAATATTATTCCCTGATAGATCAAGGGTAAGCCATTCCTTTTGAGATAAGAATTCAGGAATGGTGTTTATCTTATTAAAACCTACATACAAGCCCTTTAAGTCAGAAAGGTTAAGAACATCCTCTGGAATAGCTGTTAATCCACACCCCTCTATACGAAGAAAATCAAGGGATGAAAAAGTATAAATTCCCTGAGGAATCTTATCCAGCTTGCAGTCTTTTAAAATGAAATTCTTAAGCCTAGTCAGCTTAGAAAAGTCAGAAGGAAAGGATACGCATTTCTCCATACCAGCAATACCGAAACCGGTAAGACAGGTTAAATCTCCTAAACAATCGGGAATACTTGTCAGATTTGTGTATAACAAAGATAACTGTTCCAGATTCTGTAACTGCCCCAGTGAAGAAGGTAGTGATTCCAATTGGGTATAAGTAAGGTTTAGTCTTTCCAACTGCGTACATTGGCCAATAGATTCGGGAATCCTTTTAACAGGATTACGACCCAAATCTAATACTTTTAATTTTGTAAGGCTTCCAAGGGAATCAGGAACCTTGGTTAATGCACCTGATTCCACAATTAGTTCTTCCAAGTTTGACAAACTTCCTATGGATTCAGGAAGAGCTGTTATGACAGTCCCCTCAAGATCTAAAGTCTTAAGCTTGGTCAATTGACTTATCTGTTCTGACAGGAAGTTGATTTTATTTCCTTTTAACTTTAAATGACGAAGCTTAGTCAAACTATAGACAAAATCAGGTAGTTCCTTTAGGTCATTATAACTCAGATCTAAACGGGACAGGTTCTGCAATTCCCCTACTTCCTCAGGGACAGAACCCAACCACATCTGGTTTAATGATAATGTTGTTTTGGCAGATTTGATTTTACTTAGTGCTTTTTGGATATTATCGAATTTCAATTCTTATTCCTTTTAGAAATATTGTTGCACTAGTGTAATGAAAAATCAAAGAGAAAAATCCCTAACTAGCGTTACCACGGGAGGGGACTCATGCTAAAGCTAATTGGGCTGCTTTAATATTTTTGCTGTCAGCATAGTCACTTAAGGAGTAACAAATTTTTTATTATTCTCAAGATGTTCCCCCTGAAAACGAGGCAAGCGTAAAGGAGCAGTTCCTTTTTTCATTCCCGTAATATCGAAATTTGCAGTCAACATTCTCATACAAGCTAACCCAATGACCGACAATGATTCGCCAGTATTTCATTTATACCTCTCTATGTGATGAAGAAAGTTTAATTCGTAGAGTCAACTTTAAGTCAAAGAGGTAATAGACATTATAAACATATAAGTGTTTGCTAGCAGGTAAATAGAGAGACTAGATACCCGATAGCAGTATCATTTTTGAAGTGATAAATAATTAATTTTTGTGTTTGTGTGTACCACCATATTGTGTTTTGCCACTTTTAACAGATAAGGTTAGACTATTACTGGTTAAAACAAAATCACAAACGGTATACTTGAGTGACAAAGTATAATTTTTATTTTCTAAAGCAACACTTTCGGTAGAACCAGACCCCACATTCTGGTCATATATGTTTTGTGCTTCCTTTTCAATAGTTATGTATTTTTCATTACGACCTGGAACATGTGTTGTCACTAATGTAATCTTCCCATCTTTAATCGACCAAGTTCCTTTATAGTTTTCTAGGACATTTCCAACGGGAGCATGCTGTATTTCATCGTATGTAAAACCAGATTCAGTAAAGGTAAGAACAGAATCTATATCATATTCAGTGCTGCCAGATGTAGCAGTATAAGTTCTTGACCAACTAGTTAATATGTCTTGGTTGTCTTGGTTGTCTTGGTTGTCTTGGTTNNNNNNNNNNNNNNNNNNNNTGTCTTGGTTGTCTTGGTTGTCTTGGTTGTCTTGGTTATCTTGATTATGCTGCTTGTCCGTAGTCTTTTCTGTATCATTACCACCTAGTGAATTATTAACTTCACAACTTGTAATTAACAGTACAGCGAATAAAACCATAACTAATATTTTTTTTATTAACATTCTTTTCTCCATATGTTTGTATTTATGTGAATGTAACATTTGTAAAAAGTAAGGACAATATGTTAATTATATCAATATATGTAACTTCTAAAGATGCTAGTGGCTAGATTGTATAACAAGATTCAAAGCTCTCACAGACTATGAATATCCACATGGGAAATAATGAATGTTATTTGTTACAAGAACTATATAGCCAGTTTTCGTTTCAAAAGGGTATAGCTAAAACCTGGATATAAACATTAAACCCCAATTAGAAATCTATCATCGACTTACTTCAAAGTTGATCGTAAGAAATCCTCTATTACATCCAGAGCTGGTTGGCTATCAAATCCTCCACGACCATGGGTGGCTCCCACAAGAGAATAGCGACGGGAGGAAACACCAGCGGCTAATAAAGCTTCATGGAGGATAACAGTCTGACTCGGGGATACGGCCAGATCCTTGTCACCATGAAGGAAAAGGAAGGGAGGTTCTGTGCCATCTATATAAGTAAGAGGATTGGAGGCTTTTGCGGTCTCACCATTATCCATAATACTGGTTTGGGAATAAACACCATTAACATAGTGTGACTCTAGAGAGGTATTTACTTCGTGAGAGAGCCTGGAGTCTTCTGTGTAATCATCAGCGATTTTCCTAAGATCAGATAAGCCATACAGGTTAATGACTCCTTTTACCTCTGTTGAGTACTCCAGATTGGACTCTCCCCGAAAATCTTTGTTTTCCCTATTGGCACTGATAGTCGCTAGAGACACCATATAGCCACCTGCAGAATTACCTAATAAAACAATCCGTTCCGGATCCATATTGTACTTAGGAGCATGAGATTTTACATAGCGAATGGCATCATTAACATCTGCCACGGCATCTTTATAAAGCCCTTCTCCAATAACCCTATACTGGGCACTTACCACGGCATAACCATGATTGGCTAAATAGTTTCGTGTAATGGGCAGCCCCTCGATAGGGGCTATGGTAAATCCTCCTCCAGGAATAAAAAGGACAACAGGATTAGGATTATGGGGCTTTTCATGGTATTGGATGTTCATTTGTAAAGGAAGACTATTCCCCTTATCTTTTCCATCTGTGATCAAAGCATGTTTATAATACACCTTTTTTTCTAAAAACTGTTTCTGTCCAGGATCGACATCAGCTTCCTTTGTCCAATCCACTACGATACTGGAGGAAGTATCAGCGGTCTCCTGTAGTATTCCAAAAGGACTGGTAGTCCCATAATCATTGATCACATCATAATTAAGATCAATCGTAGGATCATATTCATTATTCTTCTGCCTATCCACTTTGTCTTCTCCTATACTGGTAATATAGTAACAGCATTTTTCCTATCCATACAGAGTCATAATGACTTATACTTGCCAGAAAGGATATTTAAGATAGTGGACTAATAGAACTCAACAAAAAAAGAAATCATGAATTATGATGGGACTGAATCCTCCCGTTTTTAGAAGAAAATCACCCTTTGGGCCGAATTTAAACCGAAAGAAGTGGTATACTGGTACATTTTTATTATTGTAACTATACAATTGAGAAGGGGAATAAAGTTGTCATACAGTGATGTTTTAATTCTGATTTTGAAGTTTCTACTGATTTTTATGATCGGTACTGTATTTGGCTGGGTTCTGGAGATTTTCTGGAGGCGTTTTTACGGAAAGGCCAGAAGGTGGATCAATCCGGGATTTCTAAATGGTCCCTGGCTTCCTTTGTATGGTTTTGGTTCCATTGTCTTGTACCTCATCTGTGATTATGTAACTCCTTTGCACCTACGTGCTCTTTCTTTTCTAGTTATTCTGACAACTCTTGAATACATTGCAGGATTAATCTTTATTGGGCATTTCAATATTCGGCTTTGGGATTATTCGAAAAACCGTGGAAACATTAAAGGAATCATATGTCCCCTCTACAGTATTTTTTGGACACTACTTGGTTTGTTTTTTTCCTTCACTATTTTTCCTCTTCTTCAGAGAGATATTTCCTGGCTCCTAAACAATTTGGAAATGTCTTTTTTCATAGGAATATTTATCGGTATTTTTTCTGTTGATCTCTGGCAATCCTTTAATATTGCTACCAGGATTAAAACCTTGGTTAATGAGTCTGAAGAAAGATGGCATGTGGATTTTGAGAGGTTTAAACTGGAATTAAGAGATCGTGTAGAATCAGGATTCATCAACAGAACTCATTTTCTGCTTCCTTTTAATGGAGAACTTGGTAGTGGACTCAAAGAGCGATTGAGCCGGCATAAACGGGATCTGTAATTATTTAGAGTCCCAGTCCAAGACACTTCTTAGGTCTATGAGGTATTCTTGAGACATGTTTCGAGGAATAAGGATTTCTTTTCTTTCTCTTGTTTCCTACTCTTACAAGTAGTTGCACTTCAGGTTTGAACTTGGGTACCCAAATTAATGTGTCTAAGACTTTTATATTTTTTAATCTAGACACTATATTTTAATATAAATTCTTGAGTAATCCCCCCAAGAATTAAGAGTCGATATTTGTAGAAAATTCAAATAATATATGAATGGAGATTCTACATGAGAAAATCAAAATTTACAGACAGTCAAATTATGGCCATGCTTAAACAGGCTAAAAGCGGTATCCCGATACAAGATATTTGCCGAGATAACGGTGTAAGTACTGCTATGTTTTACAGATGGAGATCAAAGTATGGTGGTATGGATACCTCAATGGTTAAGCGATTAAAAGAATTAGAAAGAGAAAATGCGTTACTTAAAAAAATGTATGCAGAAGAAAAACTCAAGAATGAAATTGTGACGGATGCTCTTGAAAAAAAGTGGTAAAGCCATCTGTCAGACAACAGATGGCTATGTATTATAGAGTTAAGAGACATCTACCAATCAAACTACTGTGTAAGACATTTCATATTAGTGAAAGCTGTTATTACTACACACCAAAATTGTCAGAAGAGAACAAACTAATAAGTGACTGGTTATGTAAGCTTACAAACACCCATAGACTTTATGTACTTAAGGAATGTGAAAGGCTTTAGTTGGAATCATAAAAGAGTATATAGAATATATAGAGAATTGGAGCTTAATTTTCGAATCAAACCTAAAACCCGAATACGAAGAGATAAGCCTGATGCTTTAGCAGTTCCAATTAACAAGAACATGACACAATTAATGTTCTTGATGACTTCAATAGAGAATGTTTAGTAATTGAAGTTGATTTTTCCCTTCCAACTGAAAGTGTTATTAGATCACTTGAGCAAATAATAGAATGGAGAGGAAAACCACAAAGACTAAGGTGTGACAATGGACCAGAATACATTAGTGATGCTCTTAAGAGTTGGAGTAGAAAAAACTGTATCAAACTATCTATTATCCAGAAAGGGAAGCCAACACAGAATGCTTACATTGAAAGATTTAATAGGACTGCTAGCCATTCATGCACAAGAACTTGCGACAAGATGGCTGTGGATATACAATAATGTAATACCTAATTAGTCTTTGGGCGGCATTACCCCTAGAATGGTTTTAAATAATTCTACAAATTACTCCTGTTAATAATGGGGGGATTACATTACCGATTCAAGGATCAAGATGATGCATTTGAGAAGATTGCAGATTGGATACACAAATACAATATGAAACGACCTCATTCAGCAATAGGATATATTAGTCCGATGGTATATCGGAAAAAATTAGTAGCATAATGGTCCAAAAACCAGGGGAACATTACATGATGACGCTATTGCAAGTGCAACTTTAGACCGTCTTCTTCATCATGCTCATATAATTAGCTTACAGGGTGATTCCTATAGAATGAAGAATCGCCTTAAATCAGGAGTCGTTGACTTCTTCTCATAACTAAAACCGGAAAAATTATTTCGGTGATATGAGGAAAGTATTGATCGGTGTTACCATGTGAGACTAAGCTATGATTCTGACCGTGAAATACTATTAAAAGCAAATACTACACCTCAAACTTAGCAACTTTTGTCATTAAATTATCAATGCTTTCCTTATTTTGATCACTTATTTCATTCACCATGATCATAGCCTTCACCATTTGTTCTGCGTTCCTGTGGCTATCTCATCCATACTGGAGCTGATTTCACTGGTAAGGATGATTTCATTATAGAGATCTCCATTTATCTTGATAGTCTGCATGGTGTACACACTCAACAAACTTGAGAGTATGAAGTCTACTATCACATAGAGTCCAAGTAAGTTAATCTTGCTTTTAATGAGCATCCCACTACTCCTTTGAAATGTACTATCTATAATTATAGTGGGATCAAATTGAAGGACTACTTACAAAAAGCACTATTATTCATCTGAATACTCAAAAGAGACATCCATCTTCTCATAAGGGATGATTTCTGCCAAGATTTCCTTCCACTCAACATTTGTCAATAATCCTCGTTGTGTTATTTTTCGACCTCTAGGAAGGGGAATGTCATAATCTCTAATGTCGCGAGACAACATATTTTGCAATGTTGATGTCTGTTTTTCCGTTAAATAGGGAGAATGAGTTCTTAATACATTTTTGAGATTACTGAGGAATTCTTCATCACTAACATTATTTGTTACATCCTGATTGGACATATCATTAAGTAGGATTCTAAAAATAAAGTCTTGAAGGTTTTTAGCCAGATAACAGGCTTCATTAAAGTCATGATAGAAATATACGATAGGTATATCAACCGACTCTGGTTCAGATAAAAAGAAGCAATAGAGGTCTCCCCCACCACTTTGCCCAAAGGGTATAAATTTCAATTCAGGATTGATTTGTCTATAATCGTCTGGAACATATAATTCTGTTACTGCTTCATAGACATCATTTATGTTCATTAATTCAAAGTCATAACTATGTAGAAGTAGAATGGGATTATCCTTTAATTTGGGATAAACGGTACGATACCTATCCGGTACTGCTTCTCCAACATCCAGCATGCCCTTCTGCTCTAATGTTTTATATAGTAAGGGATAAGTAATATTTAGTTTCTTTTCAATCTCAGTTAATGTCATAATAACGCCAACTATATACTAGTACTTAATCTTTTGTATAGCTTTTTTTGCAGCGTCAACAACTTGGATTTCTGGATCATCTAACATCTCTTTTAAATAAGGCAAGGATCTTTTGGCATCCTTACCAATAGCCCCAAGTGCTAATACGACAGGTTTTCGGACCTGCCATTCTTCATCATTTAGAGCATCCATTAA from the Spirochaeta cellobiosiphila DSM 17781 genome contains:
- a CDS encoding leucine-rich repeat domain-containing protein, with the translated sequence MKFDNIQKALSKIKSAKTTLSLNQMWLGSVPEEVGELQNLSRLDLSYNDLKELPDFVYSLTKLRHLKLKGNKINFLSEQISQLTKLKTLDLEGTVITALPESIGSLSNLEELIVESGALTKVPDSLGSLTKLKVLDLGRNPVKRIPESIGQCTQLERLNLTYTQLESLPSSLGQLQNLEQLSLLYTNLTSIPDCLGDLTCLTGFGIAGMEKCVSFPSDFSKLTRLKNFILKDCKLDKIPQGIYTFSSLDFLRIEGCGLTAIPEDVLNLSDLKGLYVGFNKINTIPEFLSQKEWLTLDLSGNNITASSFPDNFEQMKIHNLYLYSTPLSDLKKEPDGFTKPDMTKIAGIGFKIQKKRPDTFVIDLEKSLKEEGSDLNSLKTEVLNKINQPLIKWGGTSNQITEISDWQCLSLKTLIDKKLSKLKTIAKRSFQEFYGDDKKRILMDVQSLELPQFDSEWEITINNKDMTGPLVILKMNGWNVSEETLVG
- a CDS encoding alpha/beta hydrolase, with the translated sequence MDRQKNNEYDPTIDLNYDVINDYGTTSPFGILQETADTSSSIVVDWTKEADVDPGQKQFLEKKVYYKHALITDGKDKGNSLPLQMNIQYHEKPHNPNPVVLFIPGGGFTIAPIEGLPITRNYLANHGYAVVSAQYRVIGEGLYKDAVADVNDAIRYVKSHAPKYNMDPERIVLLGNSAGGYMVSLATISANRENKDFRGESNLEYSTEVKGVINLYGLSDLRKIADDYTEDSRLSHEVNTSLESHYVNGVYSQTSIMDNGETAKASNPLTYIDGTEPPFLFLHGDKDLAVSPSQTVILHEALLAAGVSSRRYSLVGATHGRGGFDSQPALDVIEDFLRSTLK
- a CDS encoding putative ABC transporter permease, yielding MSYSDVLILILKFLLIFMIGTVFGWVLEIFWRRFYGKARRWINPGFLNGPWLPLYGFGSIVLYLICDYVTPLHLRALSFLVILTTLEYIAGLIFIGHFNIRLWDYSKNRGNIKGIICPLYSIFWTLLGLFFSFTIFPLLQRDISWLLNNLEMSFFIGIFIGIFSVDLWQSFNIATRIKTLVNESEERWHVDFERFKLELRDRVESGFINRTHFLLPFNGELGSGLKERLSRHKRDL
- a CDS encoding transposase produces the protein MRKSKFTDSQIMAMLKQAKSGIPIQDICRDNGVSTAMFYRWRSKYGGMDTSMVKRLKELERENALLKKMYAEEKLKNEIVTDALEKKW
- a CDS encoding SMI1/KNR4 family protein, with protein sequence MTLTEIEKKLNITYPLLYKTLEQKGMLDVGEAVPDRYRTVYPKLKDNPILLLHSYDFELMNINDVYEAVTELYVPDDYRQINPELKFIPFGQSGGGDLYCFFLSEPESVDIPIVYFYHDFNEACYLAKNLQDFIFRILLNDMSNQDVTNNVSDEEFLSNLKNVLRTHSPYLTEKQTSTLQNMLSRDIRDYDIPLPRGRKITQRGLLTNVEWKEILAEIIPYEKMDVSFEYSDE